In one Cygnus atratus isolate AKBS03 ecotype Queensland, Australia chromosome 14, CAtr_DNAZoo_HiC_assembly, whole genome shotgun sequence genomic region, the following are encoded:
- the WDR55 gene encoding WD repeat-containing protein 55 gives MQMRRGARAPGARSGMAAAAEEEEPPAGPRLRDTPEDICLEAAANAIALHPARALLAAGDVDGDVYLYCYSCVPGDTRQLWSSGHHLKSCRDVAFSPDGQRLLTVSKDKAIHILTVEDGRLETRIAKAHSAALNCVLPIDHHLLATGDDGGELKVWDLRKGEAILEARQHEEYISAMAVDGNGKILLTASGDGTMGVFNVKRRRFELLSEPQNGDLTSVVLLKRGKKVACGSSEGTIYLFNWDGFGATSDRFALRAESVDCMVPITESIVCTGSLDGVIRAVNILPNRVLGCVGQHTGEPIEQLAVAPDGQLLASCAHDQKVKFWDISSLGSMVVDEYRKKKKRGGPLKALSSKATGSGEDFFADLREEQEAPAETATGSDSDDSD, from the exons ATGCAGATGAGGCGCGGAGCACGCGCACCGGGCGCCCGCAGCggcatggcggcggcggcggaggaggag GAGCCCCCCGCGGGCCCGCGGCTCCGCGACACGCCCGAGGACATCTGCCTGGAGGCGGCGGCCAACGCCATCGCCCTGCACCCGGCGCGGGCCCTGCTGGCGGCGGGGGACGTGGACGGCGACGTGTACCT GTACTGCTACTCCTGCGTGCCGGGGGACACCCGCCAGCTCTGGTCCTCGGGACACCACCTCAAGTCGTGCCGGGACGTCGCCTTCTCCCCCGACGGGCAGA GGCTCCTCACGGTGTCCAAGGACAAGGCCATCCACATCCTGACGGTGGAGGACGGGCGGCTGGAGACGCGCATCGCCAAGGCCCACAG CGCGGCCCTCAACTGCGTGCTGCCCATCGATCACCACCTCCTCGCCACGGGTGACGACGGCGGAGAGCTCAAGGTGTGGGACCTGCGCAAGGGGGAGGCCATCCTGGAGGCCCGGCAGCATGAGGAGTATATCAGCGCCATGGCCGTGGATGGGAACGGGAAGATCCTGCTCACCGCCAG TGGTGACGGCACCATGGGAGTCTTCAACGTTAAGAGGCGTCGCTTTGAGCTGCTCTCTGAGCCACAGAATGGGGACCTGACATCTGTCGTGCTGCTGAAG agaggaaagaaagtggCTTGTGGCTCTAGCGAAGGAACCATCTACCTCTTCAACTGGGATGGCTTTGGGGCCACCAGCGACCGCTTTGCTCTGAGGGCCGAGTCAGTTGACTGCATGGTCCCCATCACGGAGAGCATTGTGTGCACAGGGTCCCTTGACGGAGTCATCAG GGCGGTGAACATCTTGCCCAACCGGGTCCTGGGGTGCGTTGGGCAGCACACGGGGGAGCCCATTGAGCAGTTGGCTGTGGCCCCAGAcgggcagctcctggccagctGTGCCCATGACCAGAAGGTGAAGTTCTGGGACATCTCCTCCCTGGGCTCCATGGTGGTGGACGAATACCGGAAGAAGAAGAAGCGGGGTGGCCCGCTGAAGGCCCTGAGCAGTAAAGCCACAGGCAGCGGAGAGGACTTCTTTGCAGACCTAcgagaggagcaggaggcccCAGCAGAAACAGCGACGGGAAGCGACAGCGATGATAGTGACTGA